The proteins below come from a single Clarias gariepinus isolate MV-2021 ecotype Netherlands chromosome 17, CGAR_prim_01v2, whole genome shotgun sequence genomic window:
- the LOC128545563 gene encoding uncharacterized protein LOC128545563 isoform X1, whose amino-acid sequence MTLREAGQRVQPNLSRYTVASIIRTFRNENRVARNPASGGRQRMFTEEQETHIVNMVLANNSIRLREIQQRIIEDTITFQNINNVSISALSRVLARNRIRMKQIYRVPFERNSERIKQLRYEYVQVSYNIIGTECGSPSCSAVYEPAVLHLFCLFQRVMELEADAMGHELIYVDEAGFNLTKTRRRGRNLIGQRAIINVPGQRGGNITMCAAMSQNGVVHHHAILGPYNTAHIITFLDTLYHTLTNVQRAEQMRYVIIWDNVSFHRAALVRNWFTDHQLFTVLNLPPYSPFLNPIEEFFSAWRWKVYDRHPHQRMALLQAMEEACEDIDQASCQAWIRHSRRYFPRCLGQEDIACDVDEILWPDPERRHD is encoded by the exons ATGACCCTAAGGGAAGCTGGCCAACGGGTTCAGCCTAACCTCAGCCGCTACACTGTAGCAAGTATCATAAGGACATTTCGAAATGAGAATCG AGTTGCTAGAAATCCAGCATCTGGGGGCAGACAAAGAATGTTCACTGAAGAACAAGAGACTCATATAGTCAATATGGTGTTGGCCAATAATTCCATTAGGCTGCGAGAAATACAGCAGCGCATAATAGAGGATACCATCACATTCCAAAACATAAACAACGTGAGCATCTCTGCATTATCTCGTGTACTGGCACGAAATAGAATAAGAATGAAACAAATTTACAGAGTCCCTTTTGAAAGAAACAGTGAGCGCATAAAACAACTGCGATATGAATATGTTCAGGTAAGCTATAATATCATTGGTACTGAATGTGGAAGTCCATCCTGTAGTGCTGTGTATGAACCTGCTGTGctgcatttgttttgtcttttccaGAGAGTGATGGAGCTAGAGGCAGATGCCATGGGTCATGAACTGATTTATGTAGATGAGGCAGGTTTTAACCTAACTAAAACAAGGAGACGTGGCAGGAACCTTATTGGACAACGTGCTATAATCAATGTGCCAGGACAGCGTGGTGGTAATATAACTATGTGTGCAGCTATGAGTCAAAATGGTGTTGTGCACCATCATGCAATCCTGGGCCCATATAACACTGCACACATTATTACATTCCTGGATACCCTATATCATACACTCACTAATGTTCAGAGAGCAGAGCAGATGAGATATGTTATCATATGGGACAATGTTAGCTTCCATAGGGCTGCTTTGGTCCGCAACTGGTTCACAGATCACCAACTCTTTACTGTACTAAACCTCCCCCCATATTCTCCATTCCTGAATCCAATCGAAGAATTCTTCTCTGCCTGGCGCTGGAAGGTCTATGACCGTCATCCCCATCAGCGCATGGCTCTTTTACAGGCAATGGAAGAGGCATGTGAGGATATTGACCAGGCATCATGTCAGGCCTGGATACGGCACTCAAGAAGATATTTTCCACGGTGCCTTGGACAAGAAGACATTGCTTGTGATGTCGATGAAATTCTGTGGCCGGACCCAGAAAGACGACATGATtga
- the LOC128545563 gene encoding uncharacterized protein LOC128545563 isoform X2: MTLREAGQRVQPNLSRYTVASIIRTFRNENRVARNPASGGRQRMFTEEQETHIVNMVLANNSIRLREIQQRIIEDTITFQNINNVSISALSRVLARNRIRMKQIYRVPFERNSERIKQLRYEYVQRVMELEADAMGHELIYVDEAGFNLTKTRRRGRNLIGQRAIINVPGQRGGNITMCAAMSQNGVVHHHAILGPYNTAHIITFLDTLYHTLTNVQRAEQMRYVIIWDNVSFHRAALVRNWFTDHQLFTVLNLPPYSPFLNPIEEFFSAWRWKVYDRHPHQRMALLQAMEEACEDIDQASCQAWIRHSRRYFPRCLGQEDIACDVDEILWPDPERRHD; encoded by the exons ATGACCCTAAGGGAAGCTGGCCAACGGGTTCAGCCTAACCTCAGCCGCTACACTGTAGCAAGTATCATAAGGACATTTCGAAATGAGAATCG AGTTGCTAGAAATCCAGCATCTGGGGGCAGACAAAGAATGTTCACTGAAGAACAAGAGACTCATATAGTCAATATGGTGTTGGCCAATAATTCCATTAGGCTGCGAGAAATACAGCAGCGCATAATAGAGGATACCATCACATTCCAAAACATAAACAACGTGAGCATCTCTGCATTATCTCGTGTACTGGCACGAAATAGAATAAGAATGAAACAAATTTACAGAGTCCCTTTTGAAAGAAACAGTGAGCGCATAAAACAACTGCGATATGAATATGTTCAG AGAGTGATGGAGCTAGAGGCAGATGCCATGGGTCATGAACTGATTTATGTAGATGAGGCAGGTTTTAACCTAACTAAAACAAGGAGACGTGGCAGGAACCTTATTGGACAACGTGCTATAATCAATGTGCCAGGACAGCGTGGTGGTAATATAACTATGTGTGCAGCTATGAGTCAAAATGGTGTTGTGCACCATCATGCAATCCTGGGCCCATATAACACTGCACACATTATTACATTCCTGGATACCCTATATCATACACTCACTAATGTTCAGAGAGCAGAGCAGATGAGATATGTTATCATATGGGACAATGTTAGCTTCCATAGGGCTGCTTTGGTCCGCAACTGGTTCACAGATCACCAACTCTTTACTGTACTAAACCTCCCCCCATATTCTCCATTCCTGAATCCAATCGAAGAATTCTTCTCTGCCTGGCGCTGGAAGGTCTATGACCGTCATCCCCATCAGCGCATGGCTCTTTTACAGGCAATGGAAGAGGCATGTGAGGATATTGACCAGGCATCATGTCAGGCCTGGATACGGCACTCAAGAAGATATTTTCCACGGTGCCTTGGACAAGAAGACATTGCTTGTGATGTCGATGAAATTCTGTGGCCGGACCCAGAAAGACGACATGATtga
- the LOC128545563 gene encoding uncharacterized protein LOC128545563 isoform X3 encodes MFTEEQETHIVNMVLANNSIRLREIQQRIIEDTITFQNINNVSISALSRVLARNRIRMKQIYRVPFERNSERIKQLRYEYVQVSYNIIGTECGSPSCSAVYEPAVLHLFCLFQRVMELEADAMGHELIYVDEAGFNLTKTRRRGRNLIGQRAIINVPGQRGGNITMCAAMSQNGVVHHHAILGPYNTAHIITFLDTLYHTLTNVQRAEQMRYVIIWDNVSFHRAALVRNWFTDHQLFTVLNLPPYSPFLNPIEEFFSAWRWKVYDRHPHQRMALLQAMEEACEDIDQASCQAWIRHSRRYFPRCLGQEDIACDVDEILWPDPERRHD; translated from the coding sequence ATGTTCACTGAAGAACAAGAGACTCATATAGTCAATATGGTGTTGGCCAATAATTCCATTAGGCTGCGAGAAATACAGCAGCGCATAATAGAGGATACCATCACATTCCAAAACATAAACAACGTGAGCATCTCTGCATTATCTCGTGTACTGGCACGAAATAGAATAAGAATGAAACAAATTTACAGAGTCCCTTTTGAAAGAAACAGTGAGCGCATAAAACAACTGCGATATGAATATGTTCAGGTAAGCTATAATATCATTGGTACTGAATGTGGAAGTCCATCCTGTAGTGCTGTGTATGAACCTGCTGTGctgcatttgttttgtcttttccaGAGAGTGATGGAGCTAGAGGCAGATGCCATGGGTCATGAACTGATTTATGTAGATGAGGCAGGTTTTAACCTAACTAAAACAAGGAGACGTGGCAGGAACCTTATTGGACAACGTGCTATAATCAATGTGCCAGGACAGCGTGGTGGTAATATAACTATGTGTGCAGCTATGAGTCAAAATGGTGTTGTGCACCATCATGCAATCCTGGGCCCATATAACACTGCACACATTATTACATTCCTGGATACCCTATATCATACACTCACTAATGTTCAGAGAGCAGAGCAGATGAGATATGTTATCATATGGGACAATGTTAGCTTCCATAGGGCTGCTTTGGTCCGCAACTGGTTCACAGATCACCAACTCTTTACTGTACTAAACCTCCCCCCATATTCTCCATTCCTGAATCCAATCGAAGAATTCTTCTCTGCCTGGCGCTGGAAGGTCTATGACCGTCATCCCCATCAGCGCATGGCTCTTTTACAGGCAATGGAAGAGGCATGTGAGGATATTGACCAGGCATCATGTCAGGCCTGGATACGGCACTCAAGAAGATATTTTCCACGGTGCCTTGGACAAGAAGACATTGCTTGTGATGTCGATGAAATTCTGTGGCCGGACCCAGAAAGACGACATGATtga